One genomic window of Arthrobacter caoxuetaonis includes the following:
- a CDS encoding pirin family protein produces MSNVESAPAEVECAARPAGPGVEIHVPRDVPLGGPRAMPVRRTLPQRSRSLIGAWCFVDHYGPDDVARTGGMVVPPHPHTGLQTVSWLFTGEIEHRDSSGAHAMVRPGEVNLMTAGRGIAHSEVSTPATGILHGVQLWIALPDRARGTEPRFEHYAPEPVTGPGWQLRVFVGDLAGSSSPVRMHSPIVGAELLLEPGTTLELEADPRFEYGVLADGTDLEFQGTAVAPGELAYRAPGAAALRITAPPGSPVRAVLIGGEPLGETIVMWWNFIGRSHEEIVQYRRDWQQHIGAEAHPGAEPATRFSAVPNDPLPPLPAPVLPGVRLRPRS; encoded by the coding sequence ATGAGCAACGTCGAGAGTGCACCGGCAGAGGTGGAATGTGCGGCTCGTCCCGCAGGGCCCGGCGTCGAAATCCATGTTCCCCGGGATGTGCCGCTGGGCGGCCCGCGCGCCATGCCCGTGCGCCGCACACTGCCGCAGCGCAGCCGGAGCCTGATCGGCGCCTGGTGCTTCGTGGATCATTATGGGCCGGACGACGTCGCGCGAACCGGCGGGATGGTGGTGCCGCCGCACCCGCACACAGGCCTGCAGACAGTCAGCTGGCTGTTCACCGGGGAAATCGAACACCGTGACAGCTCCGGAGCGCACGCCATGGTCCGCCCCGGGGAAGTCAACCTGATGACTGCCGGACGCGGGATTGCGCACTCCGAAGTCTCCACGCCGGCCACTGGGATCCTGCACGGCGTCCAGCTCTGGATTGCCCTTCCGGACCGGGCCCGCGGAACGGAACCGCGGTTTGAACACTATGCCCCGGAGCCTGTGACCGGCCCCGGCTGGCAGCTGCGCGTCTTCGTAGGGGACCTGGCCGGATCGTCCTCCCCGGTGCGCATGCATTCGCCCATCGTCGGTGCCGAGCTGCTGCTGGAACCCGGAACCACACTGGAACTCGAGGCCGATCCGCGCTTCGAATACGGGGTACTGGCAGACGGGACGGATCTGGAGTTCCAGGGCACCGCCGTCGCGCCCGGTGAGCTGGCGTACCGTGCCCCGGGAGCTGCGGCGCTGCGGATCACGGCACCGCCGGGCAGTCCGGTGCGTGCTGTCCTGATCGGCGGGGAGCCGCTGGGCGAGACCATCGTCATGTGGTGGAACTTCATTGGCCGCAGCCATGAGGAAATCGTGCAGTACCGCCGCGATTGGCAGCAGCACATCGGTGCCGAGGCGCATCCCGGCGCTGAACCGGCCACCCGGTTCTCCGCGGTTCCCAACGATCCCCTGCCCCCGCTTCCCGCGCCGGTCCTGCCCGGCGTCCGGCTCCGCCCGCGCAGCTAA
- a CDS encoding dihydrofolate reductase family protein, protein MAKVIYYVASSLDGYIATEDNQLDWLLGFGFESFQDHYDRFMAGVGAIVMGSETYDWIRAEQPDAWDYGRLPCLVLTHRELVAPAETGVSFVQGNIQPVLELATALAGGGNVWVVGGGNVAAQFADAGLLDELWITYMPVALGRGRPLLPVAAPTGRMRLIGTTQFNGGAAELRFAAG, encoded by the coding sequence ATGGCAAAAGTCATCTATTACGTGGCGTCATCACTGGATGGCTACATTGCCACCGAAGACAACCAGCTCGACTGGCTGCTGGGATTCGGCTTCGAATCGTTCCAGGACCACTACGACCGCTTCATGGCCGGCGTTGGGGCGATCGTCATGGGATCCGAAACCTATGACTGGATCCGCGCCGAGCAGCCGGACGCCTGGGACTACGGGAGGCTTCCGTGCCTTGTCCTGACGCACCGGGAGCTTGTTGCGCCCGCTGAAACCGGCGTCAGCTTCGTTCAGGGCAACATTCAGCCCGTCCTGGAGCTGGCCACGGCCCTGGCCGGCGGAGGGAACGTTTGGGTGGTGGGCGGAGGAAATGTCGCCGCACAGTTTGCCGACGCCGGACTGCTGGACGAGCTCTGGATCACCTATATGCCTGTTGCGCTGGGACGGGGCCGGCCCCTGCTGCCGGTCGCGGCTCCCACCGGGCGGATGCGCCTGATCGGGACAACGCAGTTCAACGGCGGAGCGGCAGAACTTCGGTTTGCGGCCGGCTAG
- a CDS encoding alpha/beta fold hydrolase, translating into MTTDVSTRNNVQILGNAAGPVVMFAHGFGCDQGMWHRMIPYFTDQFRVVVFDHVGSGGSDLNAYDPAKYATLDGYVSDLLEICDVLDLQDVTFVGHSVGAMMAVAAAASEPSRFSRLVLVASSPSYMDRPGDGYTGGFSEADIDELLVSLDSNYIVWAAAMAPMIMGNPDSPELHSELEGSFCRLDPAVARGFARVSFRSDVRDQLAEVQVPTLILQCSNDLLAPPHIGAYTRERMPASTLVQLKATGHLPHVSAPDETAEAILAYLSPRPLFPVPAA; encoded by the coding sequence ATGACGACTGACGTTTCGACGCGCAATAATGTCCAGATTCTTGGCAACGCAGCGGGTCCGGTGGTGATGTTTGCCCACGGTTTCGGATGCGACCAGGGCATGTGGCACCGGATGATTCCGTACTTCACGGACCAGTTCCGGGTAGTGGTGTTCGACCACGTGGGTTCCGGCGGCTCGGACCTGAACGCCTATGACCCGGCCAAGTACGCCACCTTGGACGGCTATGTCAGCGACCTGCTCGAAATCTGCGACGTTCTCGACCTGCAGGACGTGACCTTCGTGGGGCACAGCGTCGGCGCGATGATGGCGGTGGCAGCAGCAGCCTCCGAGCCTTCGCGCTTTTCCCGGCTCGTCCTCGTGGCTTCCTCGCCCAGCTACATGGACCGCCCCGGCGACGGGTATACGGGAGGCTTTTCCGAGGCGGATATCGACGAACTGCTTGTCTCCCTCGATTCGAACTACATTGTGTGGGCAGCGGCCATGGCGCCGATGATCATGGGCAACCCGGACAGCCCCGAACTGCACAGCGAACTCGAAGGCAGCTTCTGCCGCCTCGATCCGGCTGTTGCCCGGGGGTTCGCCCGGGTCTCCTTCCGTTCCGATGTCCGTGACCAGCTGGCTGAGGTGCAGGTTCCCACCCTGATCCTGCAGTGCTCCAATGACCTGCTGGCACCTCCGCACATCGGCGCCTATACCCGGGAAAGGATGCCGGCGAGCACGTTGGTCCAGCTGAAAGCGACCGGCCATCTGCCCCATGTGAGCGCTCCGGACGAGACCGCCGAGGCCATTCTGGCCTACCTGTCTCCGCGCCCTCTTTTCCCGGTTCCAGCAGCGTGA
- a CDS encoding PAS domain-containing sensor histidine kinase, whose amino-acid sequence MSAPAVDLDYQELFHHSPSGYLVTLEDGTIAEANDTFARWIGRSRSELLGTSLLALLPVGDRIVYSTHALPQLGIGHSLAELAVDFINADGARLPALLSAARKPAEGSRPALDRIVVFNAHERRLYERELVGALHTAEKAEAARASAEADVQEKQQALREKDRVLQESLAESRRKESLLQTVLDTVEVGVSVVDEDGFVVLTNSRQRFIHRRALPPGLTEANECELLIFGPDRVTPLPPEQRPVRRAVAGQSFSDQLVWFGAGDQQRAFSVTARSVQRQGGFCGSVLAFSDVTGLVNAVAAKEDFVANVSHELRTPLTSIMGYLDLALEDEAEIPAHVASSLRVALRNSEKLLELVSDLLSAAAGPSSIEQRPADLAELLRGAMTSAAPRAEINKVKLIADFPSSMPVVLDPQRIGQVIDNLLSNAVKYSPDGGRVTVSAWASSGSVSFQVSDTGIGMNTAEQSEVFTKFFRSGTSRKAAIPGIGLGLVISKNIVEAHRGTITLRSAAGQGTVFTVRLPAPPAAGA is encoded by the coding sequence TTGAGCGCACCCGCGGTGGACCTGGACTATCAGGAGCTGTTCCACCACTCGCCGTCGGGCTACCTCGTGACCCTCGAGGACGGGACGATCGCCGAGGCCAACGACACATTCGCCCGGTGGATCGGCCGCTCCCGCAGCGAGCTGCTCGGAACCAGCCTGCTGGCCCTGCTCCCTGTTGGGGACCGGATCGTGTATTCCACGCATGCGCTGCCGCAGCTCGGCATCGGCCATTCGCTGGCCGAACTTGCCGTGGATTTCATCAACGCGGACGGAGCCCGCCTGCCTGCCCTGCTCTCGGCTGCCCGCAAGCCCGCTGAGGGATCCCGTCCGGCCCTCGACCGCATTGTGGTCTTCAACGCCCATGAGCGCCGCCTCTACGAACGCGAGCTTGTCGGAGCCCTTCATACTGCGGAGAAGGCCGAGGCGGCCCGGGCCAGCGCAGAAGCAGACGTGCAGGAAAAGCAGCAGGCGCTGCGCGAAAAGGACCGCGTCCTCCAGGAGAGCCTGGCCGAGAGCCGGCGCAAGGAGTCGCTGCTGCAAACGGTGCTGGACACGGTGGAGGTTGGCGTCTCCGTTGTCGATGAGGACGGCTTCGTGGTCCTCACCAATTCCCGGCAGCGCTTCATCCACCGCCGCGCCCTGCCGCCGGGCCTCACCGAAGCCAATGAGTGCGAACTGCTCATCTTCGGGCCGGACCGCGTCACCCCGCTGCCGCCGGAACAGCGTCCCGTCCGGCGAGCAGTGGCGGGCCAGTCCTTTTCCGACCAGCTGGTGTGGTTTGGCGCCGGGGACCAGCAGCGTGCGTTCAGTGTTACGGCTCGTTCCGTGCAGCGCCAAGGCGGATTCTGCGGCTCCGTCCTCGCCTTCAGCGACGTCACCGGACTGGTCAACGCCGTCGCGGCCAAAGAAGACTTCGTGGCCAACGTCTCGCACGAGCTGCGTACGCCGCTCACCTCGATCATGGGCTACCTCGATCTGGCGCTGGAAGACGAAGCGGAGATTCCGGCACACGTGGCGTCATCCCTGAGGGTCGCGCTGCGCAATTCGGAAAAGCTGCTAGAACTGGTCTCTGACCTGCTTTCGGCCGCGGCGGGACCCAGCAGCATTGAACAGCGTCCTGCCGACCTGGCCGAGCTCCTGCGCGGCGCCATGACCTCCGCGGCCCCCAGGGCCGAAATCAACAAGGTCAAGCTCATTGCCGACTTCCCGTCCAGCATGCCCGTTGTCCTGGATCCGCAGCGAATCGGCCAGGTCATCGACAACCTCCTCTCCAACGCCGTGAAATATTCGCCCGACGGCGGCCGCGTCACGGTGAGCGCGTGGGCTTCGAGCGGGAGCGTTTCGTTCCAAGTTTCGGATACCGGCATCGGGATGAACACTGCCGAGCAGTCTGAGGTCTTTACCAAGTTCTTCCGCTCGGGGACGAGCCGCAAGGCCGCCATTCCCGGCATCGGGCTTGGCCTGGTCATCAGCAAGAACATTGTGGAGGCGCACCGCGGCACCATCACGCTTCGGAGCGCTGCGGGCCAGGGAACAGTTTTCACGGTTCGTCTTCCCGCACCTCCGGCTGCCGGCGCGTGA
- a CDS encoding GtrA family protein, which translates to MDGISTARRVFRRLGSFSLVGTIAFLVDIGLFNLLVATVLDDNPISAKIVSVVVATTISWLGSRYLTFRRTRGRSVRSETILFALTNLVGLGIATGCLFVSHYLLGFTSQFADNISGNVVGVLLGNVFRYFAYRYIVFTEPKGKADSPAPENAELSR; encoded by the coding sequence ATGGACGGCATTTCTACAGCCCGGAGGGTATTCCGAAGGCTTGGCTCCTTCTCCCTTGTGGGCACCATTGCCTTCCTCGTGGACATCGGACTCTTCAACCTGCTCGTGGCCACGGTCCTCGATGACAATCCCATTTCCGCCAAAATTGTCTCCGTGGTGGTCGCCACCACTATCTCGTGGCTGGGCAGCCGCTACCTCACGTTCCGCCGGACGCGGGGCCGGAGCGTGCGTTCAGAAACCATCCTGTTTGCGCTGACGAACCTCGTGGGCCTTGGTATCGCCACCGGCTGCCTTTTCGTCTCCCACTATCTGCTCGGCTTCACCAGCCAGTTCGCCGACAATATTTCCGGCAACGTCGTCGGTGTCCTCCTCGGCAACGTTTTCCGTTACTTCGCCTACCGGTACATCGTGTTTACCGAGCCCAAGGGCAAGGCGGACAGTCCCGCGCCGGAGAACGCGGAACTGTCCCGCTAG
- a CDS encoding glucose 1-dehydrogenase: protein MGRVSGKTVLVSGGSRGIGGAVVRRLAGEGARVVIGDVLDDEGRALADSLGDAAVFVHLDVTSPQDWAAAVREAEERFGGVDVLVNNAGIANFGSIEDYTLEQWNTIIAVNLTGVFLGIKAVVEPMKRSAGASIINISSTAGLQGYKDLPGYTATKYGVRGLTKSVAIDLGPYGIRVNSVHPGAVRTPMTEGLEGGQEHVALHRRGEPEEIAGLVLFLASDESSFSTGAEFVADGGETAGLARYEVAVLSSEPAQAPSAPAVPPEPGQAPAAPEPPAM, encoded by the coding sequence ATGGGACGGGTCAGCGGCAAGACGGTTCTGGTCAGCGGAGGATCGCGCGGGATTGGAGGCGCGGTGGTCCGCCGCCTCGCCGGCGAAGGCGCCCGGGTGGTCATTGGAGACGTGCTTGACGACGAGGGCCGGGCTCTGGCTGACTCCCTGGGGGATGCTGCCGTATTCGTGCATCTGGACGTCACCAGCCCACAGGACTGGGCAGCGGCTGTCCGTGAGGCCGAGGAGCGGTTTGGCGGAGTGGATGTCCTGGTCAACAACGCCGGGATCGCGAACTTCGGCAGCATTGAGGACTACACCCTGGAGCAGTGGAACACCATCATCGCGGTCAACCTGACCGGGGTGTTCCTGGGCATCAAGGCGGTGGTGGAACCGATGAAGCGTTCGGCCGGTGCTTCCATCATCAACATTTCCTCCACAGCGGGACTTCAGGGCTACAAGGATCTTCCCGGTTACACCGCCACCAAGTACGGCGTGCGCGGCCTTACCAAGTCTGTTGCGATTGACCTTGGTCCCTATGGCATCCGGGTCAACTCGGTCCATCCGGGTGCGGTGCGGACGCCCATGACCGAGGGACTGGAAGGAGGACAGGAACATGTGGCGCTGCACCGCAGGGGTGAGCCGGAGGAGATTGCCGGCCTGGTCCTGTTCCTCGCCAGCGATGAGTCCAGTTTCTCCACCGGTGCCGAGTTCGTGGCCGACGGCGGAGAGACGGCAGGGCTGGCACGGTATGAGGTGGCGGTGCTGAGCTCAGAACCGGCCCAGGCGCCGTCCGCGCCAGCAGTGCCGCCCGAGCCCGGCCAGGCACCCGCGGCGCCTGAACCGCCGGCTATGTGA
- a CDS encoding nucleoside/nucleotide kinase family protein has product MQILERSLDGLAAVASRLATGGERRILGIAGPPGAGKSTLAEALSAALGPDTAVVVAMDGFHLANRVLDMLGYRERKGAPETFDDGGYAALLRRLRLQGPGEPIIYAPEFRRDLEEPVGSAVPVRCDVPLLITEGNYLLLPTRAWPQARSQLDTVWYVELEEAERIRRLTDRHAAYGKSPADAAAWAAGSDQANAELVAAYASKADAVVRLVP; this is encoded by the coding sequence ATGCAGATTCTTGAACGCAGCCTCGACGGCCTCGCTGCCGTTGCCAGCCGGTTGGCCACCGGCGGAGAACGGCGCATCCTGGGCATCGCAGGCCCTCCCGGGGCCGGAAAATCCACCCTCGCGGAAGCACTGTCGGCGGCGCTGGGACCGGATACCGCCGTCGTCGTTGCCATGGACGGTTTCCACTTGGCGAACCGGGTGCTGGACATGCTGGGGTACCGGGAACGCAAGGGGGCGCCGGAAACGTTCGACGACGGCGGCTATGCGGCGCTGCTGCGCCGGCTGCGGCTGCAGGGACCGGGCGAGCCCATCATCTACGCCCCGGAGTTTCGCCGTGACCTGGAAGAACCGGTCGGGTCCGCAGTGCCGGTGCGCTGCGATGTTCCGCTTCTCATCACGGAGGGCAACTACCTCCTGCTGCCCACCCGAGCGTGGCCGCAGGCACGATCCCAGCTCGACACCGTCTGGTACGTGGAACTGGAGGAGGCCGAACGGATCCGGCGGCTGACGGACCGGCATGCGGCGTACGGAAAATCTCCGGCGGACGCTGCTGCCTGGGCGGCCGGCAGCGACCAGGCCAATGCGGAACTCGTGGCCGCGTACGCGTCGAAGGCCGACGCCGTCGTGCGGCTGGTTCCCTAG
- a CDS encoding YczE/YyaS/YitT family protein, with product MSWIFFRRAAQLLAGLFCYGFSIGMMIRAGLGVSPWDVLGQGTSLQTGIAFGLVTNLIGLAVLLLWIPLRQKPGPGTVLNVLLVGPSAEVGLAVVSEPSGIWGQILLFTAGLVLLAVATGLYIGARMGPGPRDGAVRTGIEVSVLAAGWALGGTVGLGTVAFALLIGPMVNRTMPFFHIPVRTASAP from the coding sequence ATGTCCTGGATATTCTTCCGCCGTGCGGCCCAGCTGCTTGCCGGTCTCTTTTGCTACGGTTTCTCGATCGGCATGATGATCCGTGCCGGACTGGGAGTCTCCCCGTGGGATGTCCTGGGGCAGGGCACCAGCCTGCAGACCGGCATCGCTTTCGGGCTGGTCACCAACCTCATCGGGCTGGCCGTACTGCTGTTGTGGATTCCGCTGCGCCAGAAACCCGGGCCCGGCACCGTGCTCAACGTGCTGCTCGTCGGTCCCAGCGCCGAGGTGGGCCTGGCGGTCGTAAGCGAACCCTCCGGGATATGGGGCCAAATCCTGCTGTTTACCGCGGGCCTGGTGCTGCTGGCCGTAGCTACCGGACTGTATATCGGTGCCCGCATGGGGCCGGGACCCCGTGACGGGGCCGTGCGCACCGGCATTGAAGTGAGCGTGCTGGCTGCCGGGTGGGCGCTGGGCGGCACTGTCGGCCTGGGCACCGTGGCTTTCGCACTGCTGATCGGCCCCATGGTCAACCGAACCATGCCGTTCTTCCATATTCCGGTCCGGACAGCTTCCGCCCCCTGA
- a CDS encoding TetR family transcriptional regulator, producing the protein MFAAGASITEIEQDVEEMIVGLVHRLGDLADADPDPVGAQERAYIQAFSDVRANSSMDQAALLETAVSRPNLAESLLYLNRRLDEANLGPRDPAGIIGVVIRLAMDGLWVSDILDSSRFTKAERERITTLLTALSRLSDERMAELLPECAAAR; encoded by the coding sequence ATGTTCGCCGCTGGAGCGTCCATTACCGAGATTGAGCAGGACGTCGAGGAAATGATCGTTGGTCTGGTTCACCGGCTGGGAGACCTGGCCGATGCGGACCCGGACCCGGTGGGCGCCCAGGAACGGGCCTACATCCAGGCTTTTTCCGACGTCCGGGCCAACAGCTCGATGGACCAGGCCGCCCTGCTGGAAACGGCGGTCAGCCGTCCGAACCTTGCCGAGTCCCTGCTGTACCTGAACCGGCGGCTGGATGAAGCGAACCTGGGCCCGCGGGATCCGGCCGGAATCATCGGCGTCGTCATCCGCCTGGCGATGGACGGACTGTGGGTCAGCGACATCCTGGACTCCAGCCGGTTCACCAAGGCCGAGCGGGAACGGATCACCACGCTGCTCACCGCCCTGTCACGGCTGAGCGATGAACGGATGGCGGAACTGCTTCCGGAGTGCGCCGCCGCCCGCTAG
- a CDS encoding GNAT family N-acetyltransferase — protein MPIDIRPATVFEDTAAVLGPKNPDANACWCLSYRLLPKENRDLQRTARGERVRGLVQEDPPPGVLAYDDGVPAGWAGIHPRADTSFAATRKIPHLDETPVWSLWCVRVRPGHRGKGISHALVNGAVEFARSHGAPAVEAYPVDNRGAKVDLTMAYVGTRSLFEAAGFTMAATTDSVLNGFPRVLMRLDLTP, from the coding sequence ATGCCCATCGACATCCGTCCTGCGACCGTCTTTGAGGACACCGCCGCCGTCCTTGGTCCGAAGAATCCCGACGCCAATGCATGCTGGTGCCTGAGCTACCGGCTCCTGCCGAAGGAAAACCGGGACCTCCAGCGCACCGCCAGAGGCGAACGAGTCCGCGGGCTGGTCCAGGAGGATCCGCCTCCCGGTGTCCTTGCCTACGACGACGGCGTTCCGGCCGGGTGGGCGGGAATCCACCCCCGCGCGGACACCTCTTTCGCGGCGACCCGGAAGATCCCGCACCTGGACGAAACGCCTGTATGGTCCCTGTGGTGTGTTCGGGTCCGTCCCGGGCACCGTGGAAAGGGCATCTCCCACGCGCTGGTCAACGGTGCGGTGGAGTTCGCCAGGAGCCACGGCGCTCCGGCAGTAGAGGCCTACCCGGTGGACAACCGGGGAGCGAAGGTTGATCTGACCATGGCCTACGTGGGCACCCGGTCCCTCTTCGAAGCGGCTGGCTTCACCATGGCAGCGACGACCGATTCGGTCCTCAACGGATTCCCGCGGGTGCTCATGCGACTGGACCTCACGCCCTGA
- a CDS encoding alpha-glucosidase, which translates to MSNPHQPAWWTSAVVYQIYPRSFADGTGDGIGDLRGILAHVDYLQDLGVDVIWLSPVHESPQRDNGYDISNYRRIDRLFGTEEDFDELLGQLHVRGMKLVMDLVVNHTSSEHPAFKEARSSRENPLRDYFWWRDARPGFEPGEPGAEPNNWGAHFGGSAWTFEPATQQYYLHLFTPHQPDLNWENPKVRHEVYETMRWWLDRGVDGFRMDVINFISKDLALPDGLMERGSIWGDGSPYFTNGPRIHEFLQEMRREVFGGRDGDFLTVGETPGATVDQALLYTDPYRAELDMVFQFEHVSLDQDPGRKWNYRPLSLPDLKTSWNRWQRGLADRGWNSLYLSNHDQPRHVSRFGNDGAYRYESATLWATLLHLQRGTPYVYQGEEIGMTNAGFTSIDQYRDVESLNFYAEATAGGMSSEDALEALRAMSRDNPRTPMQWTAGPNAGFSDGEPWIQVNPNYVDVNAESDRAAGKSVFGYYRSLIQLRHTQDVVALGDFHMEAPEHPHLFAFRRRLDETEWLVVANVSDADLELPLGMASSGPLILGNYADAGDPEVLRPWEARVLDASSTESWVG; encoded by the coding sequence ATGAGCAATCCGCACCAGCCCGCGTGGTGGACCAGCGCCGTCGTCTACCAGATCTATCCACGCAGCTTCGCGGATGGAACCGGGGACGGCATTGGTGACCTCAGGGGCATCCTGGCGCATGTGGACTATCTGCAGGATCTCGGCGTGGACGTCATCTGGCTCTCCCCCGTCCATGAATCACCGCAGCGGGACAACGGCTATGACATCTCCAACTACCGGCGGATCGACCGCCTCTTTGGCACCGAAGAGGACTTCGACGAACTGCTGGGGCAGCTGCACGTCCGCGGCATGAAGCTGGTGATGGACCTGGTCGTCAACCACACCTCAAGCGAACACCCTGCGTTCAAGGAAGCGCGGTCCTCCCGCGAGAACCCGCTCCGGGACTACTTCTGGTGGCGGGATGCGCGCCCGGGTTTCGAGCCGGGGGAACCCGGGGCCGAACCGAACAACTGGGGAGCGCACTTCGGCGGATCGGCCTGGACCTTCGAACCCGCGACCCAGCAGTACTACCTGCACCTGTTCACCCCGCACCAGCCGGACCTGAACTGGGAGAACCCGAAGGTGCGGCACGAGGTGTACGAGACGATGCGCTGGTGGCTGGACCGCGGGGTGGACGGCTTCCGGATGGACGTCATCAACTTCATCTCAAAGGACCTCGCCCTGCCGGACGGCCTGATGGAACGGGGCAGCATCTGGGGCGACGGATCGCCCTATTTCACGAATGGCCCCCGCATCCACGAATTCCTCCAGGAAATGCGCCGCGAGGTTTTCGGCGGGCGTGACGGCGATTTCCTCACCGTGGGTGAAACCCCGGGAGCCACTGTGGACCAGGCGCTGCTGTACACGGATCCGTACCGGGCGGAGCTGGACATGGTGTTCCAGTTTGAACATGTAAGCCTGGACCAGGACCCGGGACGCAAGTGGAACTACCGTCCGCTGAGCCTGCCGGACCTGAAGACGTCCTGGAACCGGTGGCAGCGCGGGCTGGCCGACAGGGGCTGGAACAGCCTGTACCTCAGCAACCATGACCAGCCCCGGCACGTCTCGCGCTTTGGCAACGACGGCGCCTACCGCTACGAATCTGCCACCTTGTGGGCCACCCTGCTGCATCTGCAGCGCGGCACGCCCTACGTGTACCAGGGCGAGGAAATCGGCATGACCAACGCCGGGTTCACCTCGATCGACCAGTACCGCGACGTCGAATCGCTCAACTTCTACGCTGAGGCCACGGCCGGGGGAATGAGTTCCGAGGATGCGCTGGAGGCGCTGCGGGCAATGAGCAGGGACAACCCCCGCACCCCCATGCAGTGGACCGCCGGACCCAACGCGGGCTTCAGCGACGGTGAGCCCTGGATACAGGTCAATCCAAACTACGTGGACGTCAACGCCGAATCGGACCGGGCAGCCGGGAAGTCGGTGTTCGGCTACTACCGCAGCCTTATCCAGCTCCGCCACACCCAGGACGTGGTGGCCCTGGGCGACTTCCATATGGAAGCCCCTGAACACCCGCACCTGTTTGCCTTCCGCCGCCGGCTGGATGAAACGGAATGGCTCGTCGTCGCCAATGTCTCCGACGCGGATCTGGAACTGCCCCTTGGAATGGCCTCCTCCGGCCCGCTGATCCTGGGAAATTACGCCGACGCCGGGGACCCGGAGGTGCTCCGCCCGTGGGAAGCCCGCGTGCTGGACGCTTCCTCGACCGAGAGCTGGGTTGGCTAG
- a CDS encoding phosphate/phosphite/phosphonate ABC transporter substrate-binding protein has protein sequence MNKNIKAMAALAAAGIMLTACGASPNARSEGNSSADSAGDGPQSLVFAVVPTDDSKELENSFKPIVAAIEKETGLPTSIEAVSSNAGVIEAQAAQRVDVATYGAFSYYLAQDVADITPVAMDQRTPEAGSGAVQSLGVVAAGSGIKTLEDVQGKDVCFTDPASSTGYLAAAAGLIGIGLDPKTDINPIFAGSHDVAVTQMLAGDCEVAFVAGTFITDILPARGVIKDGDVETLWTSPDIPATPMVIGNWLPEELQKKITDAVLKYNAVTAAEAGLCPEDQREAHPSWGDDYAGKMACEWGGTGAFAFEPATDDDFATIREICDTTQAEVCRNE, from the coding sequence ATGAACAAGAACATCAAGGCCATGGCCGCACTGGCCGCCGCCGGCATCATGCTCACTGCCTGCGGCGCCAGCCCCAATGCCAGGTCTGAAGGCAACAGCTCGGCTGACTCAGCCGGCGACGGCCCGCAGTCCCTCGTATTCGCCGTTGTGCCGACGGATGACAGCAAAGAGCTGGAGAACAGTTTCAAGCCCATCGTGGCCGCAATTGAGAAGGAAACCGGGCTTCCCACCAGCATCGAGGCTGTGAGCAGCAACGCCGGCGTCATCGAGGCCCAGGCGGCTCAGCGGGTGGACGTGGCCACCTACGGAGCGTTTTCCTATTACCTCGCTCAGGATGTCGCAGATATAACCCCCGTGGCGATGGACCAGCGGACCCCCGAGGCAGGATCAGGCGCGGTGCAGTCCCTTGGCGTCGTAGCCGCAGGCTCCGGCATCAAAACCCTCGAGGATGTCCAGGGCAAGGACGTCTGCTTCACGGACCCTGCCTCCAGCACGGGATATTTGGCGGCAGCAGCCGGTTTGATCGGCATCGGGCTGGACCCAAAGACGGACATCAACCCGATTTTCGCGGGATCACATGATGTCGCCGTGACCCAGATGCTCGCCGGGGACTGCGAGGTAGCCTTCGTAGCGGGCACCTTCATCACGGACATCCTCCCGGCACGCGGGGTCATCAAGGACGGCGATGTAGAGACGCTTTGGACATCCCCTGACATTCCCGCAACCCCGATGGTCATTGGCAACTGGCTGCCGGAGGAACTCCAGAAAAAGATCACGGATGCCGTACTGAAGTACAACGCCGTAACGGCCGCCGAGGCAGGCCTTTGCCCGGAGGACCAGCGCGAGGCCCATCCCTCCTGGGGCGATGACTATGCCGGGAAAATGGCCTGCGAGTGGGGCGGCACAGGAGCCTTCGCTTTCGAACCAGCCACCGATGATGACTTCGCAACAATCCGCGAGATCTGCGACACCACGCAGGCTGAAGTCTGCCGCAACGAGTAA